TGCACATCCTCCTGCTGAATCTGACCCTGGCGGACTTGCTCCTTTTGCTGCTACTGCCCTTCCGGATCGTAGAAGCAGCGTCTAACTTTCGCTGGTACCTGCCGAAGATTGTGTGCGCGCTCACGGGCTTCGGCTTCTACAGCAGCATCTACTGCAGCACGTGGCTGCTGGCGGGCATCAGCATGGAACGCTACCTGGGAGTGGCCTTCCCCGTGCAGTACAAGCTATCCCGCCGGCCCCTGTACGGAGTGATCGCCGCTCTGGTGGCCTGGATCATGTCCTTCGGCCACTGCACCATCGTCATCATCGTTCAGTACCTGAACTCAACCGAGCCTGTGGGCACTGAGAACCAAATAACCTGCTATGAGAACTTCACCCAAGAGCAACTGGATGTGGTGCTGCCTGTGAGGCTGGAGCTGTGCCTGGTCCTCTTCTTCGTCCCCATGGCAGTCACCATCTTCTGCTACTGGCGCTTCGTGTGGATCATGCTCACGCAGCCCCATGTAGGGGCTCAGAGGAGACGCAGGGCGGTCGGCCTGGCTGTGGTGACGCTTCTTAATTTTCTGCTGTGCTTCGGACCTTACAACGTGTCCCACTTGGTGGGGTTCTACCTGCGGCAGAGCCCTCCGTGGCGAGTGGAGGCTGTGGTATTCAGCTCCCTCAATGCCAGCCTGGACCCGCTgctcttctatttttcttcctccGTGGTGCGCAGAGCTTTCGGGAAAAGTTTGCTAGTGTTCCGCAAACCCGGCTCCTCGGTGTTGGGCAGAGGAGCCAAAGAGACAGTGGAGGGGACCAGGATGGACAGGGGTGGGAGTCAAACAGAGGGGGTGCCGAGCTCTGATTTCATCACTGAGTAGAGAGTCCCCCGAACCTTTCCCAGTCTCTGATCACCCAGAAGTTGGACTGGCTAGCAGAGCGCCTGGAACTTGgtgaaagataaaaaaagaaaaaagaaagacattcccCAACCACAGTCCACTACTCTCTCAGCTTGGCATAACTGCTTGTCTGGATTTTCCTGCTACAGGATACAAGAAGAAATGGCTACAGCCCTAAAATAAGTGGGGCCAGGGCCTCAGAAGCGGGGTGTCTAATAGGAGGGCATTTTGAAAAGTAATCTTCCTTCAAGCTTGGAAACACCACCCAGAGACAGTGGTCTGGCTGGTGATGCTGCAAAGAAGCCATTGAAAAACGATTGGGGGAAAcctgtgggaagaaaagaaaagccccgCCACGGGAGGGACTGGCGGGGAGGACAGGGGCTGCATCTCTGGTGAGCTTCGCCTCTCTATATCCCTTCGAACTGTCCCAGCCTTTGTAAGTGTGCTCTGTTGATTTTCGCGTTTTGGCCTTGTCGCCACTGTTACACTGGGGTCTGGGTTGCACGTCTGTCCCCAGTGTCCTCCCAACCAGGCTAGGGTGTGTCTTGGTACCCTCAGTCTGATGTAGACACTGACCTGCACGGGAGGACAGAAAACccagtctggtctggtctggcAAGTTGAAAATAAAGATGATGGCCGCCGCCTAACGCAAATGCTCACAGCTTTTGGCACTGGTCTCTATGACCCAGGGAAGGGGGGATGGCGGACCCAGTACCacagcagagggagaagggatgCAGCGCCCTCCACCCCAAACACTTTCAAATGATGGCATTCTGAGGGCaaagggaggcaggaggctgaTGGGATCCTGTTTAGCCCAATGGCTCGGGAAGTTGGACTTCCTCCTGGATGTGGGTGGGTCCCACCTGGGGCTGCTGATCCATCAGCGAATTTAGAATGCATTCTGTCCTCCTCAGAACCCCATTGTTCTCTTGtatcaagcccccccccccacgccctcAGACTCTAGATCTCAGCAggcccttccctgccctgtgccctCCGTCCCTTCCTGATCCCTCCTGCCTAACTCCTTTCTCCACCAGGACCCCAGTGACCTTTGTCCCCAGTGCAATTAATACTCCACATGCCCAGAGCTgctgaggctgagacaggaggattgtgagtttgaggctagtctggactacagagttagACCCTGTCtttcaaaagcaagaaacaaactttaaaacactagaaaaaaaattgttttgagacaaggtctcctacaGGTGGCTGGGTTTGGCTTTGTACACCTCATGTACTGAGAAGGACCTGAACTCCTTGTCCTCCTGTCGTCCCCCCACCTTCCCCTGGAGTGTAGAATACAGGCTCTCCTAGAATACTTGACTCTCCTAGAAATAAGATATTAAACCCAACAGCCAATGAAattggttcagtgggtaaaagcgcttgctgcacaagcccaaggacctgatTTTGATTCTCGGAACCCACAAAAAGTAGGATGTGGTAGCGTGTAGCCGTAATCCCTGCAATTGAGGTGGAGATAGGAGccggctagcctgggctacaaagcatgGCAgaaacagagatctacctgacctgaacaaggtggaaggagactcCAAAGTTGTTCCCAGACCTCCACGTATATGCTCCGtggcacaagtgcacacacacacacacacacacacacacacacacacacacacatgcatacatatacatgcacacatgcacacacaataaataaattaaaataattttttctatttgagacagggtcttgctgtgtagccttggctagtcATGagctcgctatgtagaccaggctggccttgagtttacagAAATACACTTGAGGGCTGCGATTAAATCATGACtggttaaaaatgaaaataatttaaaagctaaCTGTAGGGGGATGTGACAGGAGAGAAAACTTGGGTAGAGTTCCAGCTTACCATGACACTGTTATCCAGTGCAGCTTGCAATCGAGCTCATTTGAGAGCTGTCAGATTGCCCAGTGGGTAATGGCACTTGTTACCACAGCTgatgacctgagctggatccccagaacccacatggtggatggGAAGAACCCACTCCTGCAGGTTGTTTCCTGACCTCTGCGTGTGTACCTTGGAGTGTGTGTACGCAGTCAAGTGCACACgaaagcatacaaaataaataaatcagtattaAATAATTCTAAAGCTCCTTTGATTTAGATAGCATTAAGAGAAAGAATTGAACTTTCTCTTAGCCCACTTAGGATTGATTGGTAGCCTGCTTAGAACTGAGCCATACAACTGTAAACACACTAACTCAGGGATTCAAGTGCTGGAAAATCAGACAGAGTGTTTTAGACTTAAAACCATGCAACAAGGCTCAGGCCACAGTTTAATGGGTAAATAGCACCATCTGCAAAAGCACGGGATTTGCCTCCCAAGGACGCACATGAGAAGGCCAGCTGTGTGAGACACGTTCCTAATCCCAGCTCTCCTGTGGTGAGATGCCCGGCAGAGATCGCCTGAAAGGAGCAGCTGCCTGGACCAGGTGGAAGGTGAGCACGGACTCCTGAAGATTGCCCTCTGACTGCCAGTGCACTTTGGCAcacatctgtccttcctcctaaGGCCTCAAAGACAAATGGAGGCACAGTCCTGCCTGAGTTCTCTCTGGGGAGCCAACAAGTTTGTTGGGCTTCTTTGCAGAGCATAGGTGAGGGGTCACCTACAGGGGTGTGGGTGCTGCTCTCCTCAACAGGCTGCCCCTGAGAAGCCTTTACCCAGGAGTCACATGGATGGAGACTCCATCCCCTCAGCGCCACAAAGCCTAGCCCCCCATAAGGCCTCACACAGTTAAGGCACAGTTGCAGGCAGCAGGTGACAGGGATAGGCTGGATGCTCAGGTGAGGGTCAAGGGACACCCTCCCAAGCCCCCATGGAGGTCAagaaggccagctggcctgatcCTTTTGCAAGGGCGTGCAGCTGACTCCTTAAGGTGGGGATTGCTTGCCTCAGATTTGTCTCTCACGGCACCCGTATCTCCACACGCAGTGTCAATGTGTAAAATCTAATGGACAGAAGGATAAAAGTAAATAACAGTGAAAGCTCATGATGATCATGACTGGCATCAACTGCCAGGCACTATGACAGAGAAAGAGCTGGAGACGGTTAGGTAACGTCCCAAGATCAGTAGATCAAGATTTCAAAACCTAGGCCCCACTCTCCAATGCCTGCCCTTTTCACAGAAGGAAATAGAGCACTCTAGCTATTTGGCCACGCGGCTGGGACAGGATAAGACCTGTTTTATAGAAGATGACATTCAGTGTGGCCCCACAAGGGAAGAGCAAAGAGCATAACAAGAAGTCATGTTTCCAGCAGCTGGGGATGTTCAAACATATTAGCTACTCCAGCAAGACAGTCACTCCCAGTTTCCGCCAATGTTGGAGGAAGAGACAGCaaacacgcacgcgcacacacacacacacacacacacacacacacacgaggacaTTGAGTAAGCAACTTCTGATAAGTGCTGGGCCGACTAACGGCTGGATTTACAACCCTGCCGTTCCTGGGTCTTCAGCAGCCACATTCACATCTTGCTAACTGTgagctgcttttctgttgctatgacaaaacaccagacaaaagcaacttaagagcggctggagaggagatggctcagtggttaagagcactgactgctcttccagaggacccaggttcaattcccagcacccacatagcaactcacaactgtaactgtaactccggttccaggagatccggcaccctcacacagacataaatgcaggcaaaacatcaatgcacagaaaataagaaatgaaaaagcagcttaagaaatgaaggaagccttgggagacagctcagagatGAGAActcttgctgtgcaagcatggggacctgagtttgaatccccagcagaAGCACAAGATTCCAGGCATGGCTGAGTGTGCTTGTAACCCAGCACggagaaacagagacaagtaGAGCCTGAGAGCTCACTGGCCGTGCAGCCTAACCAAAATGGTGAGTTTCCGGTTCAATGAGAGTTTCTGTGTCCAAGCAATAAAGTGGACAAAGGAGGACACCCAaagtcttcctctggcctctgtgtgcgtGCACACTATCCTCATGTGTAACATAGCATACATACTATGTACACACCCTCAGAAaatggtttgttttggctcacaaggggatacagtccatcatttTGGGATTGCACGGCAGTGTGAACAGTCCATCATAGTGGGCATGCATGaaggggatacagtccatcatNNNNNNNNNNNNNNNNNNNNNNNNNNNNNNNNNNNNNNNNNNNNNNNNNNNNNNNNNNNNNNNNNNNNNNNNNNNNNNNNNNNNNNNNNNNNNNNNNNNNNNNNNNNNNNNNNNNNNNNNNNNNNNNNNNNNNNNNNNNNNNNNNNNNNNNNNNNNNNNNNNNNNNNNNNNNNNNNNNNNNNNNNNNNNNNNNNNNNNNNNNNNNNNNNNNNNNNNNNNNNNNNNNNNNNNNNNNNNNNNNNNNNNNNNNNNNNNNNNNNNNNNNNNNNNNNNNNNNNNNNNNNNNNNNNNNNNNNNNNNNNNNNNNNNNNNNNNNNNNNNNNNNNNNNNNNNNNNNNNNNNNNNNNNNNNNNNNNNNNNNNNNNNNNNNNNNNNNNNNNNNNNNNNNNNNNNNNNGCAGTGTGAACATGAAGGGGATACAGTTCGTCATATAGCAGTGTGAGCAGGAAGCGTGAGCTGAGACGATAGAGTCTATCATTGCAGGGCTACACAGCAGTGTGAGAATGAAGTGACTGGTCATAATGCATCTTtagtcagaagcagagagagatgaatggtGGGGCttagctcattttctcctttttattcaacTCAGAATCCCTCCAGCCCATGAAACGGCCCACCCACATTCACAGTGGGTCTTCCCTCTTCCGCTAACTCATAGTGGAAACACAGACACTCCCAGCCAAGTTGGCAAGGAAATTTGACCATCACACTAATGGTATACAAAATGGAGTCACTTTGCTTGCAGTGgggttaaagaaaaattaaagtaactAAGTCTGAGAATGTTTTCAAGTAATTCATGATCACCTCCAGTATCATCAGCACAAGGTCGCTGGAAAATGGGGATTTATTTGTGCAACAAGTATGGATCAATTATCTCACAAAGACCTTGTAGCTTAGCTATAAATCAGTCATGGTGGcctgtgtctgtaaccccaggactcgggaggaagccagggcagggactTAGGTATGGCTCCATGGGTCAGGGcttgtgcaagcctgaggacctggttCTAGATCCCCACAACCCACATAACAGCCgggtgtggtagctcacatctgtaactccaccaCCAGAAAGGGGGTCAGTCTGGCCAAAACAGCAAACTTCAGGTTTAGTGGAAGAACACTTCTCAGAAActaaagaaggggctggagacatgtcTCCGTGATTAAGAACAATGATcactcttcccagcacccacatggtggctcacaatagcTGGAAAgttcagctctaggggatcccagcacccttttctggtttctgtgaacACTGCACACACGTGCTGCACAGATAGATATACATGCGGCaggtcaaacacacacacacatcaaataaaaaagaataaatattttaaatttaaaaaaaagctaaagctAATGCGGAGACCCACTGAGGGGGACACTCAGTGACCTCTAGCCTACATCACACTCACATGCGTGAGGTGTtcccacacacagacaggcacatcCAACACACAGacttaaaaaagaacagagagagaaaaactgcATTTGCTACACTGAATAGCTTAGAGACACAGCATTGAGCCTTGGCTGTTCCCTTCACTACTCATGGGGCTCTCTAGGAAACAGCTGTGGCCACCTgccacaagggaaaaaaaatcacacaaccCAAGAAAAGTCAAAACCCACAACTGGAGTCAAGTTTCTAACTAACTGATTGCTTTCACATCGACTTtgcaaagtttttaaaatattgatttgagTCATCTCAGATCAAGGACCTTCATAGACACTGGACACTTCAGTGAAGGATAGAGATCCTGAGGGCATAAAACACAAGGCACCTGTGCTGCCAGGAGGCTTCTGGACTCGCGTAGGAGAGTAGCTAACCCCATTCAAACCCCGGAGAAatggtggctcagtggctaagagcaggttcagtccccagtatgGGTGTCCGGCAGGCGCAGTTGCCTGCAACTCGAGCTCCAAGGgctctgatgcccttttctggcctcctcagatacCTGCACccttgtgcacagacacacacacaggcagagacaaagacacacacattgataaaaagtaaaataaaatcgtaagcaaaaaaaaaaaaaaaaagacccaagagCCAAAAAGAGTTAACAAGTAGATGTTTGTattgggaaggggaggagagacaaagttgaaaggaaggaaagacccTAGTTTGCAGCCCTTGTCAGTTTCTGTGACTAAACACTTCATCCCTGGGACCAGTTTCTGCCAAAATTAGGATGCTGAGCCTATTTTGTCAAGAGATGCTGATGATCCGCTCatgcacacaaacccacacatcACACCCTGGGAGGGGAAACTTCCTCATTCCCTAGCAACGGGCGGTACAAGGTCTAGCAGAAGGCTTCTGACTATAATAAGCCCTAGCTCAGTGGTACTGGCTGCGCCTCCTCCAAGAATATCCAGGCGGCTGCAGAATTCTGGGCCTCTGTTGTATCCTCTGCCCTGCAGCAGGATGACAGATGGGTAAACAGAAATATTAGTGCCTGGTTAATGAATAACACAGACAGCAACTTAGAGTGTTACCAGGAAACAGGTGGAGGCAGCTGGAGCCCGAACTGTCAGAGAGGGGGTGACTATCACTGAGCCCCCAACTTCCCCTTTCAGCTCAGATGCCACCACACCCCCGCCTCTAAAACCTCCTCTGACCACAGCAGAACTCGTGTAGAGTGTGGGCATTTTGGTCCATTTCTGTGGTTGCCGAGGGCTGAGGGGGGCCGTGATGCTCTGGAAGAGAACACACAGCAGTGTTTCATCTCCGCTGGCTTTGGCTCTCCTTCCTCTCAGCTCTGGGCCTCTGAGCACTTTCCCTCTTGGCCTTGGTTTTTACCTCCTGGGGTTAAAAAGACTTTtgccccactttcttttctttttcattattttcttatggTCACAGGAAGTGAGGCCATCTCTCATCTACAAATTGCACATTCAGCCAGGAAATTGGAGCAAAGATCCTTGAGCCGCCCATAGTCATTGTCCAGTTACCCACTTGGCAGTGGGTGGAGTGTCTACGGAGGTAGACATGAAGTGGCTGCGGGGGAGGCGGGTTCCCAGTTGTGGACACTGTGAGCTGTGGTCTTGCGGCTTACCCAAGGAGGGGATCTCCACAGCACCCCTCTCCCCACGATCTGCCACCCCTTGCCATCTGTCATCCTGAGCAGTGACCAGCCTCAAGGAAACGGGAAAGTAAACACAGTGCTCACAAACTTAGCTGTGTTCAATAAAAATGTGTGCGACTGTGTGTCGTTTCCATGGTGTCACAGCAAACACAGACCCACCTGAATGTCCACGGTCACAGGCATCCACTCATCCCCAAACCCTGGCCAGAGTCAGCATGCGCCAGACCCTGATCTTGGTGCTAGAGACCCAACAGTGGCTAAGGCCAGGTGGATAACCCCTGCTTTCTGGTGGCTCACACTCAgtggaaaggcagacagacagaacaatAAATACCTCACTTCATGGGaagctgcgggggggggggggaaaggaaagggggaggcgggggagaagagcacaggagaccgAGCGATGGCGATACCTGTGTTAGAGGATGACGTGATGATTGCCTGTTACTTTGCATGCAAACCTAAGAAATAAACTAAAGTATGAAGAAGGAAGAACTTACTTAGGAggcggaggcaagaggatcaggctTGGGGTGTACAGTAAGAGCTTCTctcaggaaaaaaggaaaaggagaaaaatgataaggagaagagggaaaaaggagaagggggaagacaagggagaagaaggagatgtggagaaagaaggaaaagaaggaagctggggaaggagaaaaatcCCGGAAGCCTCTGCTGCACcctgagatcttgcctcaaagaCAAGGAACGACTAAACACACAGAACACGCCCGGAGGAGACACCGGGTACTGTGGAGATGGGAAAGCAAATTGAAGGCAGAGAACAACTTCCCCAGGCACAGGGTTGAAAAGGATGTGGGGGAATCATGTTTGTCGAGAACCAGAAGATCAACATTCCAAGCAGAGTCTAAGACCCATGCAAGGTCTGAGTGAGGTGACTGCTGAGTGGGACTGGGCAGGGATGGCTGTAGATTTGCAAGCCCAGGGGTCAGCAGCTGCAGATGACAGAGGGTCTCTAAGGCACATGACAAGAAGCACATGAAGCATCACACCTGGTCTTTTCTGTTACTTTTAGAAAAACgatataagggctggagagagagctgcaTGGTTAGTAGTtcctattgctcttgcagaggactcgggttcagctcccagcacccacacagtggctcagaatcacctgtaactctaactccccaggggatccaacgccctcttctggctcctgaggacaactgcacacaccacacacacacacacacacacacacacacacacacacacacacacacacacagaNNNNNNNNNNNNNNNNNNNNNNNNNNNNNNNNNNNNNNNNNNNNNNNNNNNNNNNNNNNNNNNNNNNNNNNNNNNNNNNNNNNNNNNNNNNNNNNNNNNNAACTATTTACTGTGAAATAATCGCATCCTTAGCCCTATCCTTCCAACGTGGCCATTTCCCTCCTCTTGGTGGCAACTGCTTCCACTTCTTTTCAAGGAAATATTTACCTCACTGTATCTTTAAGAAATGTGCTGGCAGTcaggtagtggcacatgcctttaatcccaccactcgggaggcagaggcaggcagatctctgtgagttcaaggccagtcccaTCTACAGAGggagattcaggacagccagagctacacagaaaaaccctgtctctgaaacaaAACGAATAAAAGCAAGAATGgcaaagacaaggaggaagaCAGTATCTCTTCATACGCATGGTCTAAATGGCTTTCCGTTATCTTTTCCCAGCCCCTtcctgaagggaggaagggttacAGAGGGCATGAATGGAGTGGGTGCAAATCTCGGGGTGTCTCCAAGGCGACCTTCCACTGGCAATGCAGGGGAAATGGAGACTATAAACCTGACATTAGACTTCACACAATGTGATTTGACTATACTGTCAAGGTGGGTGAGCTCTGAGGTGCTTGGGTTGTTTCTGCTTGGGCCAGTAAGATTTTTTGAAAAGCAATCCTTGAATTTGCCAGGGTAGGGGAAGTTGGACTTCCAACAAACTAGGGGTCCAAGAAAGGAAACCAGGAGGCTCAGTATTCCACTTCCTCTCACCCCTTACTCATGGGACTCTCTGTCTTCCAGCTGTGGTCACACAGTCCGCAGCCAGCTTTACTCTCCCTGATGAGAACAACTGACCTCACATCTGATGAGAGGGAAGAGACCTGGGCGTCTGGATGAGTGGTCTGGGAATAGAGCAACCGTGGCGGGATCAGCTAGATCACCATGGCCTGTGGACAAGTCGGCTGAGGGCCAGCTCCCTTGATAATTGACCCAGCACCATCTCATGGCCCTGAACTGCATAAAAGTAAAAAAGgcgggttggagagatggctcagagattaagagcactggctgctcttccagagaacctaaatttagttcccaacaaccacatggtgggtcacaaccatctgtaatgagatcctgatgccccttctggcctgcaggcatatatgcagacagaacactgtataggtaaaaaataaatctttaaggagagagagagagagagagagagagagagagagagagagagagagagagagagagaagctagcTGAGATATCCCAGTTTGCCTTCTGTTGTAATAACGTTATAACCAAAACCAATTTAGAATGTCACGACCAAAAGCCATtaggggagcaaagggtttatttcatttcctgGCATATAGCTCATCTGTACTGGGAaagctgggcaggaacctggaggcaggacctgaagcagaggccatggctgGGCA
The genomic region above belongs to Microtus ochrogaster isolate Prairie Vole_2 linkage group LG4, MicOch1.0, whole genome shotgun sequence and contains:
- the Ffar2 gene encoding free fatty acid receptor 2, encoding MIPDWHSSLILTAYILIFLTGLPANLLALRAFVSRVRQPQPAPVHILLLNLTLADLLLLLLLPFRIVEAASNFRWYLPKIVCALTGFGFYSSIYCSTWLLAGISMERYLGVAFPVQYKLSRRPLYGVIAALVAWIMSFGHCTIVIIVQYLNSTEPVGTENQITCYENFTQEQLDVVLPVRLELCLVLFFVPMAVTIFCYWRFVWIMLTQPHVGAQRRRRAVGLAVVTLLNFLLCFGPYNVSHLVGFYLRQSPPWRVEAVVFSSLNASLDPLLFYFSSSVVRRAFGKSLLVFRKPGSSVLGRGAKETVEGTRMDRGGSQTEGVPSSDFITE